A genomic window from Halorubrum lacusprofundi ATCC 49239 includes:
- a CDS encoding M20/M25/M40 family metallo-hydrolase, with translation MNFDMRAFAADLCRFASTAGEEAAAADFVEGELDALGFETYAWDADPELLADHPSFPDDIDESDVAGRRSVAGVLALGGSNNGNPRDDAPTIVVNGHIDVVPAEPAEWSSDPFEPVWGESGNKREGNDTVETLTARGAADMKSGGAACIGAALDVREAVAAGAVDLPDAGLRIVVEAVAGEEDGGYGAATAALANPYPFDRDAAIVAEPTELRPVVACEGSLMARLELVGRSAHAATRWRGEDVLPRFEAIREAFAELETERGETVDHPLYREFPVPWPVVCGTVEAGSWASTVPATLTAEFRIGVAPGETVDEVEETFRARLDDVVADDPWLREHPPTFERFSVQFEPAEIAVDEPIVEAARAGIVEAGLPDAEPTGATYGADSRHYIAAGIPTVLLGPGSITEAHYPDETIAWDEVERGREAIAAAVGRFAAGYAASDSK, from the coding sequence ATGAACTTCGACATGCGCGCGTTCGCCGCCGACCTCTGCCGGTTCGCCTCGACGGCCGGCGAGGAGGCGGCCGCCGCCGATTTCGTCGAGGGCGAACTCGACGCGCTGGGGTTCGAGACGTACGCGTGGGACGCCGACCCGGAACTCCTCGCCGATCACCCCTCCTTCCCGGACGACATCGACGAGTCGGACGTGGCGGGCCGACGAAGCGTCGCGGGCGTGCTCGCGCTCGGCGGGAGCAACAACGGCAACCCGAGAGACGACGCCCCCACGATCGTTGTAAACGGCCACATCGACGTGGTGCCGGCCGAGCCCGCCGAGTGGTCGAGTGACCCGTTCGAGCCGGTGTGGGGGGAGAGCGGGAACAAGAGGGAGGGCAACGACACCGTCGAGACCCTCACCGCCCGCGGCGCCGCAGACATGAAGTCGGGGGGCGCGGCGTGCATCGGCGCGGCGCTCGACGTTCGAGAGGCGGTCGCCGCCGGTGCCGTTGATCTCCCGGACGCGGGGCTCCGGATCGTCGTCGAGGCGGTCGCCGGCGAGGAGGACGGCGGGTACGGAGCCGCGACCGCGGCGCTCGCGAATCCCTATCCCTTCGATCGCGACGCCGCGATCGTCGCAGAGCCGACGGAGCTTCGTCCCGTGGTCGCCTGCGAGGGGTCGCTGATGGCGCGGCTGGAACTGGTCGGGCGGAGCGCCCACGCCGCCACGCGCTGGCGGGGCGAGGACGTGCTCCCGCGGTTCGAAGCGATCCGCGAGGCGTTCGCCGAGCTGGAAACGGAGCGCGGCGAGACGGTCGATCATCCCCTGTACCGCGAGTTCCCGGTACCGTGGCCCGTCGTCTGCGGGACGGTGGAGGCCGGCTCGTGGGCGTCGACGGTGCCGGCGACGCTGACCGCGGAGTTCCGGATCGGCGTCGCTCCGGGCGAAACGGTCGACGAGGTGGAAGAGACGTTCCGCGCGCGGTTGGACGACGTGGTCGCGGACGACCCGTGGCTCCGCGAACACCCGCCGACGTTCGAGCGGTTCTCGGTGCAGTTCGAGCCCGCCGAAATCGCCGTCGACGAGCCAATTGTCGAGGCGGCTCGGGCGGGAATTGTCGAAGCGGGGCTTCCGGACGCGGAGCCGACGGGCGCGACATACGGCGCAGACTCCCGGCACTACATCGCGGCGGGGATCCCGACGGTCCTGCTCGGGCCCGGAAGCATCACGGAGGCGCACTATCCGGACGAGACGATCGCGTGGGACGAGGTCGAGCGCGGGCGAGAAGCGATCGCGGCTGCGGTCGGCCGGTTCGCGGCGGGCTACGCCGCGTCAGACTCGAAGTAG
- a CDS encoding DUF7119 family protein, producing MNEESPADRRSPVGEPVVRSDPAVTGERAAEAVGFDPDDPDSVAEAAETVARFAAGDVGDDDHVLMLRGAAACAALVRGVGSYKAAAERAGDGVSVAFIRKWARVHDLPQAIRRQVASGQIAPSAAKHVARLGGTDRYLLAWATIDGDLTVREVRSIASAVNDGSDIETAVREAGVELGHVGIRLPLDAYVELRRRASNRNVDPGDLVAEALADYFESDAA from the coding sequence ATGAACGAGGAGTCACCCGCGGACAGACGCTCTCCCGTCGGCGAGCCCGTCGTCCGGTCGGACCCGGCGGTGACGGGCGAGCGCGCCGCCGAGGCGGTGGGGTTCGACCCCGACGATCCTGACAGCGTCGCCGAGGCGGCCGAGACGGTCGCCCGCTTTGCGGCCGGCGATGTCGGCGACGACGACCACGTGCTGATGCTTCGGGGGGCGGCCGCCTGCGCCGCGCTCGTCCGCGGCGTCGGCTCGTACAAAGCAGCCGCCGAACGTGCCGGTGACGGCGTCTCGGTGGCGTTCATCCGCAAATGGGCACGCGTCCACGACCTCCCGCAGGCGATCCGCAGACAGGTCGCGAGCGGACAGATCGCGCCGAGCGCGGCGAAACACGTCGCGCGCCTCGGCGGCACCGACCGCTACCTGCTGGCGTGGGCGACCATCGACGGCGACCTCACGGTTCGTGAGGTGCGCTCCATCGCCTCCGCCGTCAACGACGGGAGCGACATCGAGACCGCGGTCCGCGAGGCCGGCGTCGAGCTCGGCCACGTCGGGATCCGGCTCCCGCTCGACGCCTACGTGGAGCTCAGACGCCGCGCCTCGAACCGGAACGTCGACCCCGGCGACCTCGTCGCCGAGGCGCTCGCCGACTACTTCGAGTCTGACGCGGCGTAG
- a CDS encoding L-lactate permease: protein MTNVISLALVGVIPIGVAFVLLAGLRWSAARAMGVGWLLAGGIGLTYWSMEPNWLLASAVYGALQAVDIILIVFGAILLMNYLEGSGAIATIRWYFGQIEEDRRIQVLLIGLGFMTIIEGAAGFGTPGALAAPLFIGLGFPPLAAAVFGLFFNAPNPPFGAAGTPVIGGTGAVIEPALSGSMGVGEFLSMISAWSGVITGITYVFWGLLGVFFLTYWFGDADGGRSLGNAVRSTLPIAPFALLLGAITGGTQLVIAWSIGPALPDIAAGFVVLAVGLVLANNDILIPEREWDFPAESTWTDTWLGGLDLDEVSRDQPKKEMSVLLAWTPYLLVALALLVTRWPDLAVAGTDVLGWIQSFSVSIDSILGTELGYTLQYLYLPGTMPFIPIAILTGLLHKMDTSEMGTAWRRSIEQVAPAALTLIIAVSMTQVMIQSQTNTAGLLGMMEALSRALAMGAGGLLPMVSPWVGAIGSFMTGSNTSSNILFSVLQYNAAETVELSRTIVVSLQNVGGGLGNMVSVLNVAAICGVVGITGREGDLLRKAIVPMALFALFAGVFGMLLTYVLVPGLF, encoded by the coding sequence ATGACAAACGTGATCTCACTGGCGCTCGTCGGTGTCATCCCGATCGGCGTCGCGTTCGTCCTGCTCGCCGGTCTCCGGTGGTCGGCGGCCCGCGCGATGGGGGTCGGGTGGCTGCTCGCCGGAGGTATCGGGCTGACGTACTGGAGTATGGAACCCAACTGGCTGCTGGCGTCAGCTGTCTACGGCGCGCTACAGGCCGTCGATATCATCCTCATCGTCTTCGGCGCCATCCTCCTGATGAACTACCTCGAAGGGAGCGGCGCCATCGCCACAATCAGGTGGTACTTCGGACAGATCGAAGAGGACAGGCGCATTCAGGTGCTGCTCATCGGTCTCGGCTTCATGACTATCATCGAGGGCGCGGCGGGATTCGGCACACCCGGTGCGCTCGCCGCGCCGCTTTTCATCGGTCTCGGGTTCCCGCCGCTGGCCGCCGCGGTGTTCGGCCTCTTCTTCAACGCCCCGAACCCGCCGTTCGGCGCGGCCGGAACGCCGGTGATCGGCGGGACGGGTGCGGTGATCGAACCGGCGCTGTCGGGCTCGATGGGCGTCGGCGAGTTCCTCTCGATGATCTCCGCGTGGTCCGGCGTCATCACGGGGATCACGTACGTGTTCTGGGGCCTGCTCGGGGTGTTCTTCCTGACGTACTGGTTCGGTGACGCCGACGGCGGTCGGAGTCTCGGAAACGCCGTGCGTAGCACTCTCCCAATCGCGCCGTTCGCGCTCCTGCTCGGCGCCATCACCGGCGGGACACAACTGGTGATCGCGTGGTCCATCGGCCCCGCGCTCCCCGACATCGCCGCCGGGTTCGTGGTGCTCGCGGTCGGCCTCGTGCTCGCGAACAACGACATCCTCATCCCCGAACGGGAGTGGGACTTCCCCGCCGAGTCGACGTGGACCGACACGTGGCTCGGCGGCCTCGATCTCGACGAGGTCTCCAGGGACCAGCCGAAAAAGGAGATGTCCGTGCTGCTGGCGTGGACGCCGTACCTGCTCGTCGCGCTCGCGCTGCTCGTCACTCGGTGGCCCGACCTCGCCGTCGCCGGCACCGACGTCCTCGGGTGGATCCAGAGCTTCTCCGTCAGCATCGACTCGATCCTCGGGACGGAGCTCGGGTACACGCTCCAGTACCTCTATCTCCCGGGAACGATGCCGTTCATTCCGATCGCGATCCTCACCGGTCTCCTCCACAAGATGGACACCAGCGAGATGGGGACGGCGTGGCGGCGCTCGATCGAGCAGGTCGCGCCCGCCGCACTCACGCTCATCATCGCCGTGTCGATGACGCAGGTGATGATCCAGTCACAGACGAACACGGCCGGCCTCCTCGGCATGATGGAGGCGCTCAGTCGCGCGCTCGCAATGGGCGCCGGCGGCCTGCTCCCCATGGTCTCCCCGTGGGTGGGCGCCATCGGCTCCTTCATGACCGGGAGCAACACGTCCTCGAATATCCTCTTCAGCGTGCTCCAGTACAACGCCGCTGAAACGGTCGAACTCTCCCGGACGATCGTCGTCAGCCTTCAGAACGTCGGCGGCGGCCTCGGGAACATGGTCTCGGTGTTGAACGTCGCCGCCATCTGCGGTGTGGTCGGGATCACTGGACGCGAGGGCGATCTGCTGCGGAAGGCCATCGTTCCGATGGCGCTGTTCGCGCTGTTCGCCGGCGTGTTCGGGATGCTGCTGACGTACGTCCTGGTCCCCGGCCTGTTCTGA
- the pheT gene encoding phenylalanine--tRNA ligase subunit beta, whose translation MPVVDIDTDELRGLTGRTDTSDEEFKEDLFGLGLEFEGETDEDLLQFEFAPDRLDRLSVEGVARSLRYHYGDDRGVYVPETNDPEWTIEVDESVPDERPYVTGAVIRGVDLDEGALDSLIQLQEKLHATMGRGRAKGAIGIHDLAMVKGAPLQEGSEPSITYRGVDPDGVSFVPLDANDELTPNEVLAEHDTGQTYADLVEGLDRYPAIYDELGLFSFPPVINGKRTEVTTGSRELFVELTGTDQWTIDRMCNIVCYALSARGATIEQVEVNYADGATAPSEYGAELVRPNFDTDEKSVSHDRIETLLGVDFEPEEIVDCFERAGLDASYTLDEDVTYEVEIPPYRVDVLHPLDLVDDVGRAYGFDNLEPRYPDVGTVGGRHERSRLEDAVRTSLVGLGFEDLLNFHMTSGTENYDRMNLEAGSDAFGGGNPVEITEPYSEEYTQLRTWAIPSLVMLLERNTHNAYPQDVAEVGFAAERDDSENTNVAERRHVAGAVARRDASYEAAKGRLQAVCDDFRAELETPRTEHPSFIDGRTAAVVIDGEVVGVIGEVHPAVLVEHDLEVPVAAFEFHLDALR comes from the coding sequence ATGCCCGTCGTCGACATCGACACCGACGAGCTGCGCGGGCTCACCGGTCGCACCGACACCAGCGACGAGGAGTTCAAGGAGGACCTGTTCGGGCTCGGGCTGGAGTTCGAGGGAGAGACCGACGAGGACCTCCTTCAGTTCGAGTTCGCGCCCGACCGGCTCGACCGGCTCTCGGTCGAGGGCGTCGCGCGCTCGCTGCGCTACCACTACGGCGACGACCGCGGCGTCTACGTCCCCGAGACGAACGACCCCGAGTGGACCATCGAGGTCGACGAGTCGGTCCCGGACGAGCGCCCGTACGTCACCGGCGCCGTGATCCGCGGCGTCGACCTCGACGAGGGGGCGCTCGATTCGCTGATCCAGCTGCAGGAGAAGCTCCACGCGACGATGGGGCGCGGTCGCGCGAAGGGTGCGATCGGCATCCACGACCTCGCGATGGTCAAGGGCGCGCCGCTGCAGGAGGGGTCGGAGCCGTCGATCACCTACCGCGGCGTCGACCCTGACGGAGTGTCGTTCGTCCCGCTGGACGCGAACGATGAGCTGACGCCGAACGAGGTGCTCGCCGAACACGACACGGGCCAGACGTACGCCGACCTCGTCGAGGGCCTCGATCGCTATCCCGCGATCTACGACGAGCTCGGCCTCTTCTCGTTCCCGCCCGTCATCAACGGGAAGCGGACCGAGGTGACGACGGGCTCCCGCGAGCTGTTCGTCGAGCTCACCGGCACCGACCAGTGGACGATCGACCGGATGTGTAACATCGTCTGTTACGCGCTCTCGGCGCGGGGTGCGACGATCGAGCAGGTCGAAGTGAACTACGCCGACGGCGCGACCGCTCCGAGCGAGTACGGCGCAGAGCTGGTCCGCCCGAACTTCGACACCGACGAGAAGTCGGTGAGCCACGATCGGATCGAGACCCTCCTCGGCGTCGACTTCGAACCCGAAGAGATCGTCGATTGCTTCGAGCGCGCCGGCCTCGACGCCTCCTACACCCTCGACGAGGACGTGACCTACGAGGTCGAGATTCCGCCGTACCGCGTCGACGTGCTCCACCCCCTCGATCTGGTCGACGACGTGGGGCGAGCGTACGGGTTCGACAACTTGGAACCGCGCTACCCCGACGTGGGGACGGTCGGCGGGCGCCACGAGCGCTCCCGGCTGGAGGACGCGGTCCGGACGAGCCTCGTCGGCCTCGGCTTCGAGGACCTGCTCAACTTCCACATGACGAGCGGGACCGAGAACTACGACCGGATGAACCTGGAGGCTGGAAGCGACGCCTTCGGCGGCGGCAACCCGGTCGAGATCACGGAGCCGTACAGCGAGGAGTACACCCAACTCCGGACGTGGGCGATTCCGTCGCTCGTCATGCTGCTCGAACGGAACACCCACAACGCGTACCCGCAGGACGTCGCGGAGGTCGGCTTCGCGGCCGAGCGCGACGACTCGGAGAACACCAACGTCGCCGAGCGACGCCACGTCGCCGGCGCGGTCGCCCGGCGCGACGCCTCCTACGAGGCCGCGAAGGGCCGGCTACAGGCTGTGTGCGACGACTTCCGAGCGGAACTGGAGACCCCGCGCACGGAACACCCCTCCTTCATCGACGGCCGGACCGCCGCCGTCGTGATCGACGGCGAGGTAGTCGGCGTGATCGGCGAGGTCCACCCCGCCGTGCTCGTCGAACACGACCTGGAGGTGCCCGTCGCCGCCTTCGAGTTCCACCTCGACGCGCTGCGCTAA
- a CDS encoding aminopeptidase produces the protein MDERVHEHAEVLVDWSARIEAGDDVVVSVAEDAHDLGVAVVEALGERGANATTLYGSAEISRAYLKGSEQGSHGFDDDPAVERALFEAADAYLRIGGGRNTTATADVSSETRQAYAKARKDVREARMDTDWVSTVHPTRSLAQQAGMAYEEYQEFVYDAVLRDWEALADEMAAMKEALDAGEEVRIVTDRDDAPDTDISMSIAGRTAVNSAASVAYDSHNLPSGEVFTAPYDTEGEAFFDVPMTIDATRVRDVHLVFEDGEVVDFSAGAGEDALASVLDTDPGARRLGELGIGMNRGIDRFTDSILFDEKMGDTIHLAVGRAYDACLPEGESGNDSAVHVDMISDVSENSRMEIDGEVVQRNGTFRWEDGFDG, from the coding sequence ATGGACGAACGCGTACACGAGCACGCCGAAGTGCTCGTCGATTGGAGCGCACGCATTGAGGCCGGCGACGACGTTGTCGTGAGCGTCGCCGAGGATGCCCACGACCTCGGCGTCGCAGTCGTCGAGGCGCTCGGCGAGCGGGGCGCGAACGCCACGACACTGTACGGGTCGGCGGAGATCTCGCGGGCGTATTTAAAAGGGAGTGAGCAGGGCAGTCACGGCTTCGACGACGATCCGGCCGTCGAGCGCGCGCTGTTCGAGGCCGCGGACGCCTACCTCCGGATCGGCGGCGGCCGCAACACCACCGCGACCGCAGACGTGTCGAGCGAGACGCGGCAGGCGTACGCGAAGGCGCGGAAGGACGTGCGCGAGGCGCGGATGGACACCGACTGGGTGTCGACGGTCCACCCCACGCGCTCGCTCGCCCAGCAGGCCGGTATGGCCTACGAGGAGTATCAAGAGTTCGTCTACGACGCCGTCCTCCGCGACTGGGAGGCACTTGCCGACGAGATGGCGGCGATGAAGGAGGCCCTCGACGCGGGTGAGGAGGTCCGGATCGTCACCGATCGCGACGACGCCCCCGACACCGATATTTCGATGTCGATCGCGGGCCGGACCGCGGTCAACTCTGCCGCGTCGGTCGCGTACGACTCACACAATCTCCCCTCCGGTGAGGTGTTCACCGCCCCCTACGACACCGAGGGCGAGGCGTTCTTCGACGTGCCGATGACGATCGACGCGACCCGCGTTCGGGACGTGCACCTCGTCTTCGAGGACGGCGAGGTCGTCGACTTCTCGGCGGGCGCCGGCGAGGACGCCCTCGCAAGCGTGCTCGACACCGACCCCGGAGCCCGGCGACTCGGTGAACTCGGTATCGGGATGAACCGCGGCATCGATCGGTTCACCGACTCGATCCTCTTCGACGAGAAGATGGGCGACACGATCCACCTCGCGGTGGGACGCGCCTACGACGCCTGCCTGCCGGAGGGCGAATCGGGCAACGACAGCGCGGTCCACGTCGACATGATCAGCGACGTGAGCGAGAATTCTCGAATGGAGATCGACGGCGAGGTCGTTCAGCGCAACGGTACGTTCCGGTGGGAAGACGGGTTCGACGGCTGA
- a CDS encoding lactate utilization protein has product MSQQKADYADDTEIDETLDETADDATVEETVANLEERGFDVIVVDDTDEALDAVQSQIPAGASVMNGHSTTLEEIGFDNLLGEGDHEWESLPDQIWSIDDDAERQTARRESQTADYFLGGINAIARTGELVAADLSGSRIGAYPFAAGNVVIVTGTNKVVPTLSDALDRLESVAYPLENERAQEAYGVESSIAKQLIYRRETEEGRTTIVLVRERLGY; this is encoded by the coding sequence ATGTCACAGCAGAAAGCTGACTACGCAGACGACACCGAGATCGACGAGACGCTGGACGAGACAGCTGACGACGCGACCGTCGAGGAGACGGTCGCGAACCTCGAAGAACGCGGCTTCGATGTCATCGTTGTCGATGACACCGACGAGGCGCTCGACGCGGTACAGTCGCAGATCCCCGCGGGCGCGTCCGTCATGAACGGTCACTCGACGACCCTCGAAGAGATCGGGTTCGACAACCTCCTCGGCGAGGGCGACCACGAGTGGGAGAGCCTTCCCGACCAGATCTGGAGCATCGACGACGACGCCGAGCGACAGACCGCGCGTCGAGAGTCGCAGACAGCCGACTACTTCCTCGGCGGTATCAACGCGATCGCGCGGACGGGCGAACTCGTCGCCGCCGACCTCTCCGGCAGCCGGATCGGGGCGTACCCGTTCGCCGCCGGTAACGTGGTCATCGTCACGGGCACGAACAAGGTCGTCCCGACGCTTTCGGACGCGCTCGACCGGCTGGAGTCGGTCGCGTACCCGCTGGAGAACGAGCGCGCACAGGAGGCGTACGGCGTCGAGTCGTCGATCGCAAAGCAGCTCATCTACCGCCGCGAGACCGAGGAAGGCCGGACGACGATCGTCCTCGTGCGCGAACGGCTCGGGTACTGA
- a CDS encoding LUD domain-containing protein, whose product MSVENRKRKARHIRHLLDTEGDSVHENTQVFNEGRYESTADLDDYEALKDEAREIKEDAIERLPELIDEVTEAIEDNGGTVYIADDAADANRYISDVVDGRNVVKSKSMTSEELEVNDALEASGADVWETDLAEFVLQIADEAPSHIVAPAIHKSREEIAALFNEVFEPDEPLETAEELTRFARGYLGEKILDAEVGMTGANFVTADTGTLALVTSEGNARKCVQSTDTHVAVAGVEKVVPSVEDLQPFVELIGRSGTGQDITSYLSLFTPPGDSPTFGETELESGDDREFHLVLIDNGRMEMREDDQLRETLYCIRCSACANSCANFQHVGGHAFGGETYSGGIATGWEAGVHGQDSAAEFNDLCTGCSRCVNQCPVKIDIPWINTVVRDRINRGKDGDLDFLVEGLTPDEEPGGVDLQKRLFGNFDTLAKLGSTFAPLSNWVAQAGPARSLMERTLGVDSRRELPAFERESLVEWFDDRGPRVGPDEARRQVALYPDAYTNYVRTERGKAAVRVLEALDVHVEVPAAGESGRAPLSQGMVATAQSNAEAVYDALAPAVAAGHDVVVIEPSDLAMFHREYERLLPEDDYEALDGHSYEVMEYVYGLLENGADIDALPEGDGEQIAYHSHCQQRTLGLEPHTVAVLEDAGFDVTTSDVECCGMAGSFGYKSEYYELSVDVGESLVDQFTTEETADRTVVASGTSCLEQLDALLSRRPAHPVRLLDGQ is encoded by the coding sequence ATGAGCGTCGAAAACCGCAAGCGGAAAGCCCGACACATCCGCCACCTCCTCGACACCGAGGGCGACAGCGTCCACGAGAACACGCAGGTGTTCAACGAGGGGCGGTACGAATCCACGGCGGACCTCGACGACTACGAGGCCCTCAAAGACGAGGCTCGCGAGATCAAGGAGGACGCCATCGAGCGCCTCCCCGAACTCATCGACGAGGTCACCGAAGCGATCGAGGACAACGGCGGCACCGTTTATATCGCCGACGACGCCGCCGACGCGAACCGATACATCTCGGATGTCGTCGACGGCCGGAACGTGGTGAAATCGAAGTCGATGACTAGCGAGGAGCTCGAAGTGAACGACGCCCTCGAAGCCAGCGGCGCGGACGTCTGGGAGACCGACCTCGCCGAGTTCGTCTTGCAGATCGCCGACGAGGCACCCTCGCACATTGTCGCTCCGGCCATTCACAAGTCCCGCGAGGAGATCGCGGCCCTGTTCAACGAGGTGTTCGAGCCGGACGAGCCGCTCGAAACCGCAGAGGAACTGACGCGATTCGCCCGTGGGTACCTCGGCGAGAAGATTCTCGACGCTGAGGTCGGCATGACGGGCGCGAACTTCGTCACGGCCGACACCGGGACGCTCGCGTTGGTCACGAGCGAGGGCAACGCCCGGAAATGCGTGCAGTCGACGGACACCCACGTCGCGGTCGCAGGCGTCGAGAAGGTCGTGCCGAGCGTCGAGGACCTCCAGCCGTTCGTGGAGCTCATCGGTCGGTCGGGGACCGGACAGGACATCACCTCGTATCTCTCGCTTTTCACGCCGCCCGGCGACTCACCGACCTTCGGCGAGACTGAGCTTGAATCCGGCGACGACCGCGAGTTCCACCTCGTGCTCATCGACAACGGTCGGATGGAGATGCGCGAGGACGACCAGCTCCGGGAGACGCTGTACTGCATCCGGTGTTCGGCGTGCGCGAACTCGTGTGCGAACTTCCAGCACGTCGGCGGGCACGCGTTCGGCGGCGAGACGTACTCCGGCGGCATCGCCACCGGCTGGGAGGCCGGCGTCCACGGACAGGACAGCGCCGCCGAGTTCAACGACCTCTGTACGGGGTGTAGTCGGTGTGTGAACCAGTGTCCGGTGAAGATCGACATCCCGTGGATCAACACCGTCGTTCGCGATCGCATCAACCGCGGGAAGGACGGCGACCTCGACTTCCTCGTGGAGGGGCTCACTCCGGACGAAGAGCCCGGCGGCGTCGACCTGCAGAAACGCCTGTTCGGGAACTTCGACACGCTCGCGAAGCTCGGGTCGACGTTCGCGCCCCTCTCGAACTGGGTCGCACAGGCCGGCCCCGCTCGCTCGCTGATGGAGCGGACTCTCGGCGTCGACAGCCGCCGCGAGCTCCCCGCGTTCGAGCGCGAGTCCCTCGTCGAGTGGTTCGATGATCGCGGGCCGCGCGTGGGTCCCGACGAGGCCCGCCGGCAGGTCGCGCTCTACCCCGACGCGTACACGAACTACGTGCGCACCGAGCGCGGGAAGGCCGCCGTCCGCGTCCTCGAGGCGCTCGACGTCCACGTCGAGGTCCCGGCCGCCGGCGAGAGCGGACGTGCGCCGCTCTCGCAGGGGATGGTGGCGACCGCGCAGTCGAACGCCGAAGCCGTCTACGACGCGCTCGCCCCCGCCGTCGCGGCGGGCCACGATGTCGTCGTCATCGAGCCGTCGGACCTCGCAATGTTCCACCGGGAGTACGAGCGGCTCCTCCCCGAGGACGACTACGAGGCGCTGGACGGGCACAGCTACGAGGTCATGGAGTACGTCTACGGGCTGTTGGAGAACGGCGCGGACATCGACGCGCTCCCGGAAGGCGACGGCGAGCAGATTGCCTACCATAGCCACTGTCAGCAGCGCACGCTCGGTCTGGAACCGCACACGGTGGCGGTCCTCGAAGACGCCGGGTTCGACGTAACGACCTCGGACGTGGAGTGTTGCGGGATGGCCGGGAGCTTCGGCTACAAGTCCGAGTACTACGAGCTGAGCGTCGACGTCGGCGAGTCGCTCGTCGACCAGTTCACGACGGAGGAGACCGCAGATCGGACTGTCGTCGCCAGCGGTACGTCGTGTCTCGAACAGCTCGACGCGCTGCTCTCGCGTCGGCCCGCACACCCGGTGCGGCTGCTCGACGGGCAGTAG
- a CDS encoding LutC/YkgG family protein, translating into MSVEPIATFESSLEDVGVELVRTTADEFESSLAPLLDSPAVGAPLPFENLSLPDTVETEPSVADLEAASTGVTAAGYGIADYGSVVIQGGANGEEPVSLYVDEHVAVVAASDILPDMDATFDRLAEDIRGGTGQAIIATGPSATADMGGLVKGAHGPIDVTVVLLEDR; encoded by the coding sequence ATGTCAGTCGAGCCAATCGCGACCTTCGAGTCGTCCCTCGAGGATGTTGGCGTCGAGCTCGTTCGGACGACGGCCGACGAGTTCGAGTCGTCACTCGCTCCGCTTCTTGACTCCCCAGCGGTCGGCGCTCCACTCCCGTTCGAGAACCTCTCGCTGCCGGACACCGTGGAGACCGAGCCGTCGGTAGCGGACCTCGAAGCCGCGTCGACCGGCGTCACCGCCGCCGGATACGGTATCGCCGACTACGGTTCCGTGGTCATTCAGGGCGGGGCCAACGGCGAGGAACCGGTGAGCCTCTACGTCGACGAACACGTCGCCGTCGTCGCCGCCAGCGACATCCTCCCGGACATGGACGCGACGTTCGACCGCCTCGCCGAGGACATCCGCGGCGGCACCGGGCAGGCCATCATCGCGACCGGACCGAGCGCCACCGCGGATATGGGCGGGCTCGTAAAGGGCGCACACGGGCCGATAGACGTCACCGTCGTCCTTCTGGAGGACAGATAG